The proteins below are encoded in one region of Phyllopteryx taeniolatus isolate TA_2022b chromosome 11, UOR_Ptae_1.2, whole genome shotgun sequence:
- the prorsd1 gene encoding prolyl-tRNA synthetase associated domain-containing protein 1 isoform X1 encodes MSGELRAELEKHLKALNIQTSCVDHPPVFTVEEMMPHLRGVSGAVTKNLFLKDKKKKRCWLVSVRHDRQVNLNELAKKLSAGSGNLRFADEAAMLDKLKVGQGCATALALLFDEDRSVTLVLDRDLLEGGHPMVYFHPMTNAATVGMKPEDLLRFLEHTGHRPVLEDFE; translated from the exons ATGTCCGGGGAACTGCGGGCGGAATTGGAGAAACATTTGAAGGCTTTAAACATCCAGACGAGCTGCGTGGATCATCCGCCG GTTTTCACGGTGGAGGAAATGATGCCGCACCTCCGGGGGGTGAGCGGCGCCGTCACCAAGAACCTCTTCCTcaaagacaagaagaagaaacgtTGCTGGTTGGTGTCCGTGCGTCACGACCGGCAG GTGAACCTGAACGAGCTGGCCAAGAAGCTGTCGGCGGGCAGCGGGAACCTTCGCTTTGCGGACGAGGCCGCCATGTTGGACAAACTCAAG GTGGGGCAGGGATGCGCCACGGCTCTGGCTCTGCTCTTCGACGAGGACCGCAGCGTCACCTTAGTCCTGGACCGAGACCTGCTGGAAGGAGGGCACCCTATGGTCTACTTCCACCCCATGACCAACGCCGCCACCGTGGGGATGAAGCCCGAAGACCTGCTGCGCTTCCTCGAGCACACCGGACACCGACCCGTCCTGGAGGACTTCGAGTAG
- the prorsd1 gene encoding prolyl-tRNA synthetase associated domain-containing protein 1 isoform X2, with the protein MMPHLRGVSGAVTKNLFLKDKKKKRCWLVSVRHDRQVNLNELAKKLSAGSGNLRFADEAAMLDKLKVGQGCATALALLFDEDRSVTLVLDRDLLEGGHPMVYFHPMTNAATVGMKPEDLLRFLEHTGHRPVLEDFE; encoded by the exons ATGATGCCGCACCTCCGGGGGGTGAGCGGCGCCGTCACCAAGAACCTCTTCCTcaaagacaagaagaagaaacgtTGCTGGTTGGTGTCCGTGCGTCACGACCGGCAG GTGAACCTGAACGAGCTGGCCAAGAAGCTGTCGGCGGGCAGCGGGAACCTTCGCTTTGCGGACGAGGCCGCCATGTTGGACAAACTCAAG GTGGGGCAGGGATGCGCCACGGCTCTGGCTCTGCTCTTCGACGAGGACCGCAGCGTCACCTTAGTCCTGGACCGAGACCTGCTGGAAGGAGGGCACCCTATGGTCTACTTCCACCCCATGACCAACGCCGCCACCGTGGGGATGAAGCCCGAAGACCTGCTGCGCTTCCTCGAGCACACCGGACACCGACCCGTCCTGGAGGACTTCGAGTAG
- the LOC133486048 gene encoding melanopsin-A-like isoform X1, whose protein sequence is MSATRHHRTFISPNSTGSHAWATATGSGSPLDAYRRPSEPQTAAQASPTAEMAARTPHPFPTVDVPDHAHYTIGSVILAIGITGMVGNFLVIYAFSRSRSLRTPANMFIINLAVTDLLMCVTQAPVFFVSSMHKRWIFGEKACELYAFCGALFGICSMVTLTVIALDRYVVITRPLTSIGVLSRKRALVVLAAAWTYSLGWSLPPFFGWSAYVPEGLLTSCTWDYVTFTPSVRAYTMLLFVFVFFVPLLVIVCCYVSIFRAVRRTDKAVGKMSGTGVKTFHRLQNEWKMAKIALIVILLYVVSWAPYSTVALTAFAGYTRRARAQTLRVERKSERAERVTWWRSASVRLLRRYADMLTPYMNSVPAVIAKASAIHNPVIYAITHPKYRVALAKYIPCLGALLCVRPTDLRSAGGSFASTRRSTVTSQSSDISAHFRRHSKSRLSSVSDSESGLMDTEADLPSLSSRPASRQVSGDIGGDTAEFPEFKPSSSFKGKMKNHDSGIFERTSFDTDISTIGVSERGSAYSADAHASRGALNRIPSIVVTSESSPFLPIGRSASRSARAKATYCGTGAGSG, encoded by the exons atgagcgCCACGCGCCACCACCGCACCTTCATCTCCCCCAACAGCACCGGCAGCCACGCGTGGGCCACCGCCACCGGCTCCGGCTCGCCCCTGGACGCGTACCGGCGGCCCTCGGAGCCGCAGACCGCCGCTCAAGCCTCGCCGACG GCGGAAATGGCGGCCCGAACCCCTCACCCGTTCCCCACGGTGGACGTCCCCGACCACGCCCACTACACCATCGGCTCCGTCATCCTCGCCATCGGCATCACCGGAATGGTCGGCAACTTCCTGGTCATCTACGCCTTCAGCAG GAGCCGCAGCCTGCGCACCCCGGCCAACATGTTCATCATCAACTTGGCGGTGACGGACCTGCTGATGTGTGTGACGCAGGCGCCCGTCTTCTTCGTCAGCAGCATGCACAAGCGGTGGATCTTCGGGGAGAAAG CGTGCGAGCTGTACGCGTTCTGCGGCGCTCTCTTCGGGATCTGCTCCATGGTCACGCTGACGGTGATCGCCCTGGACCGCTACGTCGTCATCACTCGACCCCTGACCTCCATCGGCGTGTTGTCACGGAAACGGGCCCTCGTCGTCCTGGCCGCCGCGTGGACGTACTCGCTGGGATGGAGCCTGCCGCCCTTCTTCGGATGGA GCGCGTACGTCCCCGAGGGCCTGCTGACGTCGTGCACGTGGGACTACGTGACGTTCACGCCGTCGGTGCGCGCGTACACCATGCTGCTGttcgtcttcgtcttcttcGTGCCGCTGCTCGTCATCGTCTGCTGCTACGtctccattttcagagccgttCGCCGCACCGACAA GGCGGTGGGCAAGATGAGCGGCACCGGGGTCAAGACGTTCCACCGGCTGCAGAACGAGTGGAAGATGGCCAAGATCGCTCTGATCGTCATCCTGCTCTACGTGGTCTCCTGGGCGCCGTACTCCACCGTGGCGCTCACCGCCTTCGCCGGGTACACCCGACGCGCTCGTGCGCAAACTCTTCGTGTAGAAAGAAAAAGCGAACGCGCCGAGCGGGTTACTTGGTGGCGGTCGGCCAGTGTGCGTCTTTTGCGCAGGTACGCCGACATGTTGACGCCCTACATGAACTCGGTGCCCGCCGTCATCGCCAAGGCCTCCGCCATCCACAACCCCGTCATCTACGCCATCACTCACCCCAAGTACAG GGTGGCGTTGGCCAAGTACATCCCGTGCCTCGGCGCTCTTCTCTGCGTGCGTCCGACGGACCTTCGCTCGGCCGGCGGCAGCTTCGCGTCCACGCGGCGCTCCACCGTCACCAGCCAGAGCTCCGACATCAGCGCCCACTTCCGACGACACAGCAAGagtcgcctctcctcggtctcCGACAGCGAATCG GGTTTAATGGACACGGAGGCGGACCTGCCCAGTCTGAGCTCTCGTCCCGCCAGCCGCCAGGTGTCAGGCGACATCGGCGGGGACACGGCAGAATTCCCAGAATTCAAACCGTCGTCCAGCTTCAAGGGAAAGATGAAGAATCACGACTCGGGAATCTTCGAGAGG ACGTCTTTTGACACGGACATTTCCACGATTGGCGTCAGTGAACGCGGC AGCGCCTACTCGGCAGACGCTCACGCGAGCCGAGGCGCGCTAAATCGCATCCCGAGCATCGTCGTCACCTCCGAGTCCAGCCCCTTCCTCCCCATTGGACGCAGCGCCTCACGCTCCGCCCGCGCCAAGGCCACGTACTGCGGCACGGGGGCGGGCTCTGGGTGA
- the LOC133486048 gene encoding melanopsin-A-like isoform X2, translated as MSATRHHRTFISPNSTGSHAWATATGSGSPLDAYRRPSEPQTAAQASPTAEMAARTPHPFPTVDVPDHAHYTIGSVILAIGITGMVGNFLVIYAFSRSRSLRTPANMFIINLAVTDLLMCVTQAPVFFVSSMHKRWIFGEKACELYAFCGALFGICSMVTLTVIALDRYVVITRPLTSIGVLSRKRALVVLAAAWTYSLGWSLPPFFGWSAYVPEGLLTSCTWDYVTFTPSVRAYTMLLFVFVFFVPLLVIVCCYVSIFRAVRRTDKAVGKMSGTGVKTFHRLQNEWKMAKIALIVILLYVVSWAPYSTVALTAFAGYADMLTPYMNSVPAVIAKASAIHNPVIYAITHPKYRVALAKYIPCLGALLCVRPTDLRSAGGSFASTRRSTVTSQSSDISAHFRRHSKSRLSSVSDSESGLMDTEADLPSLSSRPASRQVSGDIGGDTAEFPEFKPSSSFKGKMKNHDSGIFERTSFDTDISTIGVSERGSAYSADAHASRGALNRIPSIVVTSESSPFLPIGRSASRSARAKATYCGTGAGSG; from the exons atgagcgCCACGCGCCACCACCGCACCTTCATCTCCCCCAACAGCACCGGCAGCCACGCGTGGGCCACCGCCACCGGCTCCGGCTCGCCCCTGGACGCGTACCGGCGGCCCTCGGAGCCGCAGACCGCCGCTCAAGCCTCGCCGACG GCGGAAATGGCGGCCCGAACCCCTCACCCGTTCCCCACGGTGGACGTCCCCGACCACGCCCACTACACCATCGGCTCCGTCATCCTCGCCATCGGCATCACCGGAATGGTCGGCAACTTCCTGGTCATCTACGCCTTCAGCAG GAGCCGCAGCCTGCGCACCCCGGCCAACATGTTCATCATCAACTTGGCGGTGACGGACCTGCTGATGTGTGTGACGCAGGCGCCCGTCTTCTTCGTCAGCAGCATGCACAAGCGGTGGATCTTCGGGGAGAAAG CGTGCGAGCTGTACGCGTTCTGCGGCGCTCTCTTCGGGATCTGCTCCATGGTCACGCTGACGGTGATCGCCCTGGACCGCTACGTCGTCATCACTCGACCCCTGACCTCCATCGGCGTGTTGTCACGGAAACGGGCCCTCGTCGTCCTGGCCGCCGCGTGGACGTACTCGCTGGGATGGAGCCTGCCGCCCTTCTTCGGATGGA GCGCGTACGTCCCCGAGGGCCTGCTGACGTCGTGCACGTGGGACTACGTGACGTTCACGCCGTCGGTGCGCGCGTACACCATGCTGCTGttcgtcttcgtcttcttcGTGCCGCTGCTCGTCATCGTCTGCTGCTACGtctccattttcagagccgttCGCCGCACCGACAA GGCGGTGGGCAAGATGAGCGGCACCGGGGTCAAGACGTTCCACCGGCTGCAGAACGAGTGGAAGATGGCCAAGATCGCTCTGATCGTCATCCTGCTCTACGTGGTCTCCTGGGCGCCGTACTCCACCGTGGCGCTCACCGCCTTCGCCGG GTACGCCGACATGTTGACGCCCTACATGAACTCGGTGCCCGCCGTCATCGCCAAGGCCTCCGCCATCCACAACCCCGTCATCTACGCCATCACTCACCCCAAGTACAG GGTGGCGTTGGCCAAGTACATCCCGTGCCTCGGCGCTCTTCTCTGCGTGCGTCCGACGGACCTTCGCTCGGCCGGCGGCAGCTTCGCGTCCACGCGGCGCTCCACCGTCACCAGCCAGAGCTCCGACATCAGCGCCCACTTCCGACGACACAGCAAGagtcgcctctcctcggtctcCGACAGCGAATCG GGTTTAATGGACACGGAGGCGGACCTGCCCAGTCTGAGCTCTCGTCCCGCCAGCCGCCAGGTGTCAGGCGACATCGGCGGGGACACGGCAGAATTCCCAGAATTCAAACCGTCGTCCAGCTTCAAGGGAAAGATGAAGAATCACGACTCGGGAATCTTCGAGAGG ACGTCTTTTGACACGGACATTTCCACGATTGGCGTCAGTGAACGCGGC AGCGCCTACTCGGCAGACGCTCACGCGAGCCGAGGCGCGCTAAATCGCATCCCGAGCATCGTCGTCACCTCCGAGTCCAGCCCCTTCCTCCCCATTGGACGCAGCGCCTCACGCTCCGCCCGCGCCAAGGCCACGTACTGCGGCACGGGGGCGGGCTCTGGGTGA
- the LOC133486048 gene encoding melanopsin-A-like isoform X3: protein MAARTPHPFPTVDVPDHAHYTIGSVILAIGITGMVGNFLVIYAFSRSRSLRTPANMFIINLAVTDLLMCVTQAPVFFVSSMHKRWIFGEKACELYAFCGALFGICSMVTLTVIALDRYVVITRPLTSIGVLSRKRALVVLAAAWTYSLGWSLPPFFGWSAYVPEGLLTSCTWDYVTFTPSVRAYTMLLFVFVFFVPLLVIVCCYVSIFRAVRRTDKAVGKMSGTGVKTFHRLQNEWKMAKIALIVILLYVVSWAPYSTVALTAFAGYTRRARAQTLRVERKSERAERVTWWRSASVRLLRRYADMLTPYMNSVPAVIAKASAIHNPVIYAITHPKYRVALAKYIPCLGALLCVRPTDLRSAGGSFASTRRSTVTSQSSDISAHFRRHSKSRLSSVSDSESGLMDTEADLPSLSSRPASRQVSGDIGGDTAEFPEFKPSSSFKGKMKNHDSGIFERTSFDTDISTIGVSERGSAYSADAHASRGALNRIPSIVVTSESSPFLPIGRSASRSARAKATYCGTGAGSG from the exons ATGGCGGCCCGAACCCCTCACCCGTTCCCCACGGTGGACGTCCCCGACCACGCCCACTACACCATCGGCTCCGTCATCCTCGCCATCGGCATCACCGGAATGGTCGGCAACTTCCTGGTCATCTACGCCTTCAGCAG GAGCCGCAGCCTGCGCACCCCGGCCAACATGTTCATCATCAACTTGGCGGTGACGGACCTGCTGATGTGTGTGACGCAGGCGCCCGTCTTCTTCGTCAGCAGCATGCACAAGCGGTGGATCTTCGGGGAGAAAG CGTGCGAGCTGTACGCGTTCTGCGGCGCTCTCTTCGGGATCTGCTCCATGGTCACGCTGACGGTGATCGCCCTGGACCGCTACGTCGTCATCACTCGACCCCTGACCTCCATCGGCGTGTTGTCACGGAAACGGGCCCTCGTCGTCCTGGCCGCCGCGTGGACGTACTCGCTGGGATGGAGCCTGCCGCCCTTCTTCGGATGGA GCGCGTACGTCCCCGAGGGCCTGCTGACGTCGTGCACGTGGGACTACGTGACGTTCACGCCGTCGGTGCGCGCGTACACCATGCTGCTGttcgtcttcgtcttcttcGTGCCGCTGCTCGTCATCGTCTGCTGCTACGtctccattttcagagccgttCGCCGCACCGACAA GGCGGTGGGCAAGATGAGCGGCACCGGGGTCAAGACGTTCCACCGGCTGCAGAACGAGTGGAAGATGGCCAAGATCGCTCTGATCGTCATCCTGCTCTACGTGGTCTCCTGGGCGCCGTACTCCACCGTGGCGCTCACCGCCTTCGCCGGGTACACCCGACGCGCTCGTGCGCAAACTCTTCGTGTAGAAAGAAAAAGCGAACGCGCCGAGCGGGTTACTTGGTGGCGGTCGGCCAGTGTGCGTCTTTTGCGCAGGTACGCCGACATGTTGACGCCCTACATGAACTCGGTGCCCGCCGTCATCGCCAAGGCCTCCGCCATCCACAACCCCGTCATCTACGCCATCACTCACCCCAAGTACAG GGTGGCGTTGGCCAAGTACATCCCGTGCCTCGGCGCTCTTCTCTGCGTGCGTCCGACGGACCTTCGCTCGGCCGGCGGCAGCTTCGCGTCCACGCGGCGCTCCACCGTCACCAGCCAGAGCTCCGACATCAGCGCCCACTTCCGACGACACAGCAAGagtcgcctctcctcggtctcCGACAGCGAATCG GGTTTAATGGACACGGAGGCGGACCTGCCCAGTCTGAGCTCTCGTCCCGCCAGCCGCCAGGTGTCAGGCGACATCGGCGGGGACACGGCAGAATTCCCAGAATTCAAACCGTCGTCCAGCTTCAAGGGAAAGATGAAGAATCACGACTCGGGAATCTTCGAGAGG ACGTCTTTTGACACGGACATTTCCACGATTGGCGTCAGTGAACGCGGC AGCGCCTACTCGGCAGACGCTCACGCGAGCCGAGGCGCGCTAAATCGCATCCCGAGCATCGTCGTCACCTCCGAGTCCAGCCCCTTCCTCCCCATTGGACGCAGCGCCTCACGCTCCGCCCGCGCCAAGGCCACGTACTGCGGCACGGGGGCGGGCTCTGGGTGA